Proteins from one Flavobacterium sp. N2038 genomic window:
- a CDS encoding ArsR/SmtB family transcription factor has protein sequence MKRDIFQAIADPTRRAILVLISSTALTPNALAEQFKTTRQAVSKHIKILNECDLLEEKKMGREIYYQLKIDKMKEIDHWLEQFKAIWENRFDQLDQVLMNLKSKENEI, from the coding sequence ATGAAACGAGATATTTTTCAGGCCATTGCCGATCCGACGCGAAGAGCAATTTTAGTTTTAATTTCCTCAACTGCATTAACACCAAATGCACTTGCAGAACAATTTAAAACCACAAGACAAGCTGTATCTAAACACATTAAAATTCTGAATGAATGTGATTTACTGGAAGAAAAAAAAATGGGAAGAGAAATTTATTATCAACTTAAAATTGACAAAATGAAAGAAATTGATCATTGGCTGGAACAATTCAAAGCCATTTGGGAAAATCGCTTTGATCAATTAGATCAGGTATTAATGAACTTAAAATCTAAAGAAAATGAAATCTAA
- a CDS encoding serine hydrolase domain-containing protein, protein MTKLSLYLSFLSLLFITSCKEKTVKDLVTEYHSTGKLNGSVLLAKNDTILCDTTLGYSNFKEKVLLKKNTPIYIASLSKPFTAIAIMLLQQKGALNYNDKASKYIKELPKYAQQITIYQLLTHTSGLKDYEDILKQNKNLTNKTVLKWLQNLSSLNFPSGTKYEYSNSGYILLSLIIENSSGKIFKEFIEENILIPLKMEHTFVYDETKPEILNKATGFNKENQADDYNQLTTGDGGIYSTPSDLYKLDKALRSSTFINKENQKLMYETPELKNKKKGEYGFGWFILNENNTKIAMHTGGLNGFRSLFWRDLDHNITLITLTNQGDSFPVYDFLNDVKKVLSKQQ, encoded by the coding sequence ATGACTAAACTAAGTTTATATCTAAGTTTTCTTTCACTTCTGTTTATTACTTCCTGCAAAGAGAAAACAGTAAAAGATCTTGTTACAGAATATCATAGTACAGGAAAACTAAATGGATCAGTACTTTTAGCAAAAAATGACACTATCCTTTGCGATACTACTCTTGGCTATAGCAATTTCAAAGAAAAAGTGCTTTTAAAGAAAAACACACCTATTTATATTGCTTCACTAAGCAAACCTTTTACTGCGATCGCAATAATGCTTTTACAACAAAAAGGAGCTTTAAACTATAATGACAAAGCATCTAAATACATCAAAGAACTACCCAAATACGCTCAACAAATAACAATATACCAATTACTTACTCATACTTCAGGACTAAAAGATTATGAAGACATTTTAAAACAAAACAAAAATTTGACAAATAAAACTGTTTTAAAATGGTTGCAAAATTTGTCCTCTTTAAACTTTCCTTCGGGAACTAAATACGAATATAGTAACAGCGGTTATATTCTTTTGTCCTTAATTATTGAAAACAGCAGCGGTAAAATCTTCAAAGAATTTATCGAAGAAAATATTTTAATACCATTAAAAATGGAACACACTTTTGTGTATGATGAAACTAAACCTGAAATTCTTAACAAAGCAACGGGGTTTAATAAAGAAAATCAAGCTGACGATTACAATCAGCTGACAACCGGCGACGGAGGTATTTACTCTACACCCTCAGATCTATACAAACTTGATAAAGCATTACGAAGCAGCACATTCATCAACAAAGAAAACCAAAAATTAATGTATGAAACACCGGAGCTAAAAAATAAAAAGAAAGGTGAGTACGGATTTGGCTGGTTTATTCTTAATGAAAACAACACCAAAATCGCAATGCACACAGGCGGTTTAAACGGCTTTAGAAGTTTGTTTTGGAGAGATTTAGATCACAACATTACTTTGATTACTCTAACAAATCAAGGCGATTCTTTTCCTGTTTATGATTTTTTAAACGATGTAAAAAAAGTACTTTCCAAGCAGCAATAA
- a CDS encoding YifB family Mg chelatase-like AAA ATPase produces the protein MLIKVYGSAVFGVEATTITIEVHMDKGIGYHLVGLPDNAIKESSFRIAAALKNNGLSLPGKKITINMAPADLRKEGSAYDLPLAMGILVGSDQIKAPEIEQYIIMGELSLDGSLQPIRGALPIAIKAKEEGYKGFFLPVQNVKEAAIVTGLDVYGVSNLQEIIDFFAGKGTLEPTVIDTRAEFYKTLDFPEHDFSDVRGQESIKRYMEIAAAGGHNIILIGPPGAGKTMLAKRVPSILPPMTLREALETTKIHSVAGKLKEVGLMNQRPFRSPHHTISNVALVGGGSYPQPGEISMAHNGVLFLDELPEFKRDVLEVMRQPLEDREVTISRAKFTVTYPSSFMLVASMNPSPSGFFNDPSMPNTSSPHEMQRYMSKISGPLLDRIDIHIEVTPVPFEKLADDRKAESSAEIRKRVTAAREIQTKRFESVENIHYNAQMSSKLIREFCVLDGQSKELLKNAMERLNLSARAYDRILKVARTIADLDNSENVISLHIAEAIQYRSLDREGWLG, from the coding sequence ATGTTAATAAAAGTTTACGGAAGTGCAGTTTTTGGAGTAGAAGCAACCACAATTACGATTGAGGTACATATGGATAAAGGGATTGGTTATCATTTAGTGGGGCTTCCTGATAATGCTATAAAAGAAAGTAGTTTCCGAATTGCCGCCGCTCTGAAAAATAACGGATTAAGTCTTCCTGGAAAAAAAATAACGATAAACATGGCACCCGCTGATCTTCGAAAAGAAGGTTCTGCTTACGATTTGCCCTTGGCAATGGGAATTCTTGTTGGATCAGATCAGATAAAAGCTCCCGAAATTGAGCAATATATTATTATGGGTGAACTTTCTCTGGACGGAAGTTTACAACCTATTCGAGGTGCGCTGCCTATTGCTATAAAAGCAAAAGAAGAAGGTTATAAAGGTTTTTTTCTCCCTGTTCAAAACGTAAAAGAAGCAGCAATTGTTACTGGCTTAGATGTTTATGGCGTTTCTAATCTACAAGAAATAATTGATTTTTTTGCAGGAAAAGGAACTTTAGAACCAACTGTTATTGATACAAGAGCTGAGTTTTATAAAACACTGGATTTTCCTGAACATGATTTTTCAGACGTTCGCGGACAAGAAAGTATAAAACGCTATATGGAAATTGCAGCAGCAGGCGGACATAATATTATTTTAATTGGTCCGCCGGGAGCCGGAAAAACAATGCTGGCAAAACGCGTTCCGAGTATTTTACCGCCAATGACTTTGCGCGAAGCACTTGAAACGACTAAAATTCATAGCGTAGCCGGAAAACTAAAAGAAGTTGGTTTAATGAACCAGCGGCCTTTTAGAAGTCCGCATCACACTATTTCTAATGTTGCGTTAGTTGGTGGTGGGAGTTATCCGCAGCCGGGAGAAATTTCGATGGCGCATAATGGTGTTCTGTTTTTAGATGAACTACCGGAGTTTAAAAGAGATGTTTTAGAAGTAATGCGTCAGCCTTTGGAAGATCGCGAAGTGACTATTTCGCGGGCTAAATTTACGGTGACTTATCCTTCATCATTTATGCTTGTGGCGAGTATGAACCCAAGTCCAAGCGGATTCTTTAATGATCCAAGTATGCCAAATACTTCATCTCCACACGAAATGCAGCGTTATATGAGTAAAATTTCAGGTCCGCTTTTAGACCGGATTGATATTCATATTGAAGTTACTCCGGTTCCTTTTGAGAAATTAGCCGATGACCGAAAAGCCGAAAGCAGTGCCGAAATCCGTAAACGTGTAACTGCCGCGCGTGAAATTCAGACTAAACGTTTTGAAAGCGTCGAAAATATTCATTACAATGCACAGATGAGCAGTAAGCTAATCCGTGAGTTTTGTGTCTTAGATGGACAATCTAAAGAATTACTAAAAAATGCTATGGAACGTTTAAATCTTTCTGCAAGAGCTTATGACAGAATTTTGAAAGTTGCACGTACAATTGCAGATTTAGATAATTCAGAGAATGTAATTTCGCTGCATATTGCAGAAGCGATACAATACAGAAGTTTGGATAGGGAAGGATGGCTTGGATGA
- a CDS encoding ammonium transporter, producing the protein MRKIILSVILITILLLSIFSISFVTESKTLGAHVVELKLDTGDTAWMVVATAFVLLMTPGLGFFYGGMVGKKNVISTMLQSFMAMVIVTVLWVVIGFGLCFGPSVGGFIGDPSSNIFFNGVSANTAWELAPTIPMILFALFQAKFAIITPALITGAFAERVRFWAYLLFMVLFILFIYAPLCHMTWHPDGMFFKWGVLDFAGGTVVHMSAGWAALAGAIFLGKRKVQKVNPARITYVLLGTGLLWFGWFGFNAGSAVGASSLAAQALGTTTIAAASAAMAWVFLDKILGHKLSAMGACIGAVVGLVAITPAAGFVSIPHALAIGIIAAVISNLVVSKFPKGKIDDALDVFACHGVGGMVGMLLTGVFASKSVNAIVGDNQGLIFGDATLFLIQLKALVLVSIFAFVSSYILFFIVNKITPLRVTEEKEELGLDISQHGEYL; encoded by the coding sequence ATGCGAAAAATTATTTTAAGTGTGATCCTCATCACGATTTTATTACTCTCTATTTTTTCTATCTCATTTGTTACTGAATCAAAAACATTAGGCGCTCATGTTGTCGAATTAAAACTGGACACAGGTGATACAGCATGGATGGTGGTTGCTACAGCATTTGTTCTATTAATGACTCCCGGATTAGGTTTTTTCTATGGTGGAATGGTAGGCAAGAAAAATGTAATTAGCACTATGCTTCAAAGTTTTATGGCCATGGTAATTGTTACCGTTCTTTGGGTAGTAATTGGATTTGGGCTTTGCTTTGGACCATCAGTTGGAGGTTTTATTGGAGATCCGTCATCAAATATATTTTTCAATGGAGTTAGCGCAAACACGGCATGGGAACTGGCACCAACAATCCCAATGATACTTTTTGCATTATTCCAGGCAAAATTTGCCATCATTACTCCGGCATTAATAACTGGAGCTTTTGCAGAACGTGTACGTTTCTGGGCATATTTATTATTTATGGTTTTATTTATTTTATTCATATACGCACCTTTATGCCACATGACCTGGCATCCTGATGGAATGTTCTTTAAATGGGGAGTTCTTGATTTTGCCGGTGGTACAGTAGTACACATGAGCGCTGGTTGGGCTGCTTTGGCCGGAGCAATATTCTTAGGCAAACGTAAAGTTCAAAAAGTAAATCCTGCAAGAATTACTTATGTATTACTAGGCACTGGTTTATTATGGTTTGGATGGTTTGGTTTTAATGCAGGTTCTGCCGTTGGAGCAAGTAGCCTTGCCGCTCAGGCTTTAGGAACCACTACAATCGCCGCTGCATCTGCTGCTATGGCCTGGGTTTTCCTTGACAAAATATTAGGGCACAAATTATCTGCAATGGGAGCTTGTATTGGAGCTGTTGTAGGTTTGGTTGCCATTACGCCGGCTGCAGGCTTTGTAAGTATTCCTCATGCTTTGGCAATTGGTATTATTGCTGCCGTAATTAGTAATCTTGTGGTTAGTAAATTCCCTAAAGGAAAAATCGATGATGCTCTTGATGTTTTTGCCTGCCACGGTGTTGGCGGAATGGTAGGAATGTTATTAACCGGAGTTTTTGCTTCTAAAAGTGTAAATGCAATAGTTGGCGATAATCAAGGACTAATTTTTGGTGATGCAACTTTATTCTTAATACAATTAAAAGCGTTGGTATTAGTTTCAATCTTTGCTTTTGTAAGTTCTTATATTTTATTCTTTATTGTAAATAAAATTACTCCGCTAAGAGTTACAGAAGAAAAAGAAGAATTAGGATTAGACATCTCTCAACACGGAGAATACCTATAA
- a CDS encoding ABC-F family ATP-binding cassette domain-containing protein: MLYLQNISYIHGNRDLLFDKITFTVNKHEKIALIGNNGVGKSTLLKLISEELKPSAGVLKTDSKPFYIPQIFGQFNHLSIAQALQVEDKLNALREILNGNVSEENLNTLSDDWTIEDRCSEALQYWQLQDLDWNQKLETLSGGQKTKVFLAGISVHQPELVLLDEPSNHLDIAGRELLYHFVKNTSATLIMVSHDRKLLNLLNSVCELSKDGITIYGGNYDFYTEQKQIETNALSHDIQSKEKALRKAKEKERETLERQNKLDSRGEKKQKKAGVSRIMLNTLRNSAENSTAKTKDVHAEKIGGISKDLQNLRSSLPDIDQMKFGFDKTELHKGKILFTATNINHSFEDQLLWKEPLNLQILSGERIAIKGVNGSGKTTLIKIITGELQPKNGTVYNANTKTIYIDQDYSLIENQLSVYDQIQKFNDSGLEEHTLKMKLNKFLFSQNDWNKSCSALSGGEKMRLLLCCLTINKQAPDIIILDEPTNNLDIRNLEILTAAINEYKGTLIVVSHDGLFLEEIEVEKFIELS, encoded by the coding sequence ATGCTTTATTTACAAAACATCTCCTATATACATGGGAACAGAGATCTTCTGTTCGACAAAATCACTTTTACAGTTAACAAACACGAAAAAATTGCCTTAATTGGGAATAATGGTGTTGGAAAATCAACTTTATTAAAACTTATTTCAGAGGAATTAAAACCATCAGCGGGAGTATTAAAAACCGATTCCAAACCTTTTTACATCCCTCAGATTTTCGGACAGTTTAATCATCTAAGCATTGCTCAGGCTCTACAAGTTGAAGATAAACTGAATGCACTCCGGGAAATTCTTAACGGGAATGTTTCTGAAGAAAACCTCAACACTTTAAGCGATGACTGGACAATTGAGGATCGCTGCAGCGAAGCGTTGCAATACTGGCAGTTGCAGGATTTAGATTGGAACCAAAAACTCGAAACACTTAGCGGCGGACAGAAAACAAAAGTTTTTCTGGCCGGAATTTCAGTTCATCAACCTGAACTTGTTTTACTTGATGAACCAAGCAATCATTTGGATATTGCAGGAAGAGAACTGTTGTATCATTTTGTAAAAAATACTTCAGCAACTTTAATTATGGTAAGCCACGATAGAAAATTGCTGAATTTACTGAATTCTGTTTGCGAATTGAGTAAAGACGGAATTACCATTTATGGAGGAAATTATGATTTTTATACCGAACAAAAGCAAATCGAAACTAATGCTCTGAGTCATGATATTCAAAGCAAAGAAAAGGCTTTACGTAAAGCAAAAGAAAAAGAACGTGAAACTCTTGAACGCCAAAATAAACTGGACTCTCGCGGTGAAAAGAAGCAAAAGAAAGCCGGAGTTTCCCGAATCATGCTAAATACTTTACGCAACAGTGCCGAAAACAGCACGGCTAAAACAAAAGATGTTCACGCCGAAAAAATTGGTGGAATATCAAAAGACTTACAAAACTTACGGTCGTCATTACCCGATATTGACCAAATGAAATTTGGTTTTGACAAAACAGAGTTACACAAGGGTAAAATTCTTTTTACAGCAACAAATATTAATCATAGTTTTGAAGATCAATTGTTATGGAAAGAACCACTCAATCTTCAAATTTTAAGCGGAGAAAGAATTGCCATAAAAGGTGTAAACGGCTCAGGTAAAACTACTTTAATCAAAATAATAACCGGAGAACTTCAACCAAAAAACGGAACAGTTTACAACGCAAATACAAAAACAATCTATATTGATCAGGATTATTCTTTAATCGAAAATCAATTATCGGTTTATGACCAGATACAAAAGTTTAATGATTCCGGTTTAGAAGAACATACATTAAAAATGAAGCTGAATAAGTTCCTGTTTTCTCAAAATGACTGGAATAAATCATGCAGTGCTTTGAGTGGTGGCGAAAAAATGCGTTTACTACTCTGCTGTTTAACCATAAATAAACAGGCTCCCGATATTATTATTTTGGATGAGCCAACAAATAATCTGGACATCCGGAATCTTGAAATTCTCACTGCTGCAATCAATGAATATAAGGGAACTCTGATTGTGGTTTCGCACGATGGTCTGTTTTTGGAAGAAATAGAAGTTGAGAAATTTATTGAATTAAGTTAA
- a CDS encoding alpha/beta hydrolase: MNRIITIIFLLFSSISIFSQNTKSKSTETTKPFVLGVIDELQSKELGENRILNIYLPEGYNPKDNEKYPVIYLLDGSADEDFIHISGLVQFNSFEWINQVPKSIVVGIATVDRRRDFTFPTTLEKDKTRFPTTGHSDKFIAFIEKELQPFIDKKYKTTTSKTIIGQSLGGLLETEILLKKPFLFNKYVIVSPSLWWNNGSLLNSDSEILHENFNQQTEVYIAVGKEGLTPTEIPRVMEVDANLLAEKIKASKNKNIRVYFDYLPTENHGTILHPAVSNSFRFFYPQNKE, translated from the coding sequence ATGAACCGAATTATTACAATTATCTTCCTGTTATTTTCTTCAATTTCAATTTTTAGCCAAAACACTAAATCAAAATCAACTGAAACAACCAAACCTTTTGTACTTGGGGTTATTGATGAATTGCAATCTAAAGAATTAGGCGAAAACAGAATTCTAAATATTTATCTTCCAGAAGGCTATAATCCAAAAGACAACGAAAAATATCCTGTAATCTATCTGTTGGATGGTTCTGCCGATGAAGATTTTATTCATATCTCAGGCTTAGTACAGTTTAATAGTTTTGAATGGATTAATCAGGTTCCAAAATCAATTGTTGTTGGCATAGCAACAGTAGATCGAAGACGTGACTTTACTTTTCCCACTACTCTTGAAAAAGACAAAACCCGTTTTCCAACCACTGGGCATTCTGATAAATTTATTGCTTTTATCGAAAAAGAATTACAGCCGTTTATAGATAAAAAATACAAAACCACTACTTCTAAAACAATCATTGGTCAGTCTTTAGGAGGATTATTAGAAACCGAAATCTTACTCAAAAAACCTTTTCTTTTTAATAAATATGTAATTGTAAGCCCGAGTTTATGGTGGAATAATGGTTCTTTGCTTAATTCAGATTCTGAAATTCTGCATGAAAATTTCAATCAGCAAACTGAAGTTTATATTGCAGTAGGTAAAGAAGGACTTACGCCAACTGAAATTCCAAGAGTTATGGAAGTCGATGCTAATTTATTAGCCGAAAAAATAAAGGCATCAAAAAACAAAAACATCAGAGTCTACTTTGATTATTTACCGACAGAAAATCACGGAACAATTTTGCATCCGGCAGTTTCAAATTCTTTCCGATTCTTTTATCCTCAAAATAAAGAGTAA
- a CDS encoding SRPBCC family protein has translation MKSNLLMNFSVDKENKMVSVKREFDASLPNVWAAWTEADILDQWWAPAPYKSRTKSMEFKEGGRRLYAMVGPEGEERWSTFDYTSISPKTNFKHTATFSDAEGNPNSEFGSSYWDITFSEEGGLTVVDIAIKRDSFAELEKIIEMGFKTGFTAAMESLDKIFEAQK, from the coding sequence ATGAAATCTAATCTTTTAATGAATTTTTCCGTAGATAAGGAAAATAAAATGGTAAGTGTAAAACGCGAATTCGATGCGTCATTGCCAAACGTTTGGGCCGCCTGGACTGAGGCTGATATTCTGGATCAATGGTGGGCTCCTGCTCCATATAAATCCAGAACCAAAAGCATGGAATTTAAAGAAGGCGGAAGAAGACTTTATGCAATGGTAGGGCCTGAAGGCGAAGAGCGATGGAGTACTTTTGATTATACTTCGATCTCTCCAAAAACCAATTTCAAACATACTGCTACCTTTTCTGATGCTGAGGGAAATCCGAATTCAGAATTTGGAAGCTCGTACTGGGATATCACTTTTTCTGAAGAAGGTGGCTTGACAGTTGTTGACATCGCCATAAAACGCGACAGTTTTGCCGAACTGGAAAAAATAATCGAAATGGGCTTTAAGACCGGATTTACAGCTGCAATGGAAAGTCTGGATAAAATCTTTGAAGCGCAAAAATAA
- a CDS encoding DUF1572 domain-containing protein, translating into MKNTLEIANRFKEVILNGTWIANTNYKDQLENLDWKIAVSPLQNLNTIALLAQHIHYYIKGINTVFKGGPLDIKDKFSFDFPPIESQQQWETFLTEFWKDTEEFAFLIEQMSSEKLDEGFVDEKYGSYKRNIEAMIEHSYYHLGQIVLIKKLLTN; encoded by the coding sequence ATGAAAAATACGTTAGAAATTGCCAATCGTTTTAAAGAAGTAATCCTGAACGGAACGTGGATTGCAAATACCAATTACAAAGATCAACTCGAAAATCTGGATTGGAAAATTGCAGTTTCGCCACTGCAAAATTTAAATACAATTGCTCTTCTGGCACAACATATTCATTATTATATAAAAGGAATAAATACCGTTTTTAAAGGCGGACCGCTTGATATAAAAGACAAATTCAGCTTTGACTTTCCTCCTATCGAATCGCAACAACAATGGGAAACTTTTCTGACTGAATTCTGGAAAGACACAGAAGAATTTGCTTTCTTAATCGAACAAATGTCCAGCGAAAAGCTCGACGAAGGTTTTGTTGATGAAAAATACGGCTCGTACAAAAGAAATATCGAAGCCATGATTGAACACAGTTATTACCATTTAGGGCAAATTGTACTAATCAAAAAATTACTGACGAACTAA
- a CDS encoding SRPBCC family protein, translating into MKSTLLMNFTVNKENNTVNVKREFNAPLSNVWSAWTEAEILDKWWAPAPWKSKTKNMNFKEGGRRLYAMVGPQGGEHWAIADFTSISPKTNFKYLDAFCDSEGNLNTDFPRSDWNVNFTEQGNSTFVDIVIKHEKLSDLEMIIEMGFKEGFTIAMEGLDKIFDKK; encoded by the coding sequence ATGAAATCCACACTTTTAATGAATTTTACAGTAAATAAAGAAAATAATACCGTTAATGTAAAACGCGAATTTAACGCACCATTGTCTAACGTTTGGTCTGCGTGGACAGAAGCTGAAATTCTGGATAAATGGTGGGCACCAGCTCCATGGAAATCCAAAACAAAAAATATGAATTTTAAAGAAGGAGGCCGCAGATTGTATGCTATGGTTGGCCCTCAGGGTGGAGAACATTGGGCAATTGCAGATTTTACTTCTATAAGCCCGAAAACAAATTTTAAATACCTGGATGCTTTTTGCGATAGTGAAGGAAATCTAAATACTGATTTTCCACGTTCTGACTGGAATGTAAATTTTACCGAACAAGGGAATTCTACTTTTGTTGATATCGTTATTAAACACGAAAAACTTTCTGACCTGGAAATGATTATAGAAATGGGCTTCAAAGAAGGTTTCACCATTGCAATGGAAGGTTTGGATAAGATCTTTGACAAGAAGTAA
- a CDS encoding DinB family protein, producing the protein MSKTYRQGAIGALIDEYERAILDLSQTISDFNEVEITTIVSDQVPGSKTESVQAVLSHVVRAGYFYASYIRELSGEQVYFPELILRNTISEYQKDMTDFLIFTENTFKNLTDQQLEENDNQKKILTSWGQVYDFEQIMEHAIVHILRHRRQIEKFKILLRNNKT; encoded by the coding sequence ATGAGTAAAACATACCGACAAGGCGCAATTGGAGCTTTAATTGACGAATACGAAAGAGCCATTTTAGATTTAAGTCAAACCATTTCGGATTTTAATGAAGTTGAAATTACAACAATAGTTAGCGATCAGGTTCCAGGTTCAAAAACTGAATCGGTACAGGCAGTGCTTTCACATGTTGTACGTGCCGGATATTTTTATGCATCTTACATTCGGGAATTATCGGGTGAGCAGGTTTATTTTCCTGAGCTTATCTTAAGAAACACGATATCTGAATATCAAAAGGATATGACCGATTTTTTAATCTTCACAGAAAATACTTTTAAAAACCTTACAGATCAACAACTGGAAGAAAACGACAACCAGAAAAAAATATTGACCTCATGGGGACAAGTCTATGATTTTGAGCAAATAATGGAGCATGCTATAGTACACATTTTGCGCCATAGAAGACAAATTGAAAAATTTAAAATACTATTGCGCAACAATAAAACTTAA